Within Thermus sp. CCB_US3_UF1, the genomic segment GTCGTACCTCATCCCGCCCTCCACTTTACCCAACCCCTTGCCGTAGAATGTTCCCCTGGAACTCGGGGGTGGCCTTGACCCACGAAGCCATCTGGCACCACGTCCTAGAGCACATCCGCCGCAACATCACCGAGGTGGAGTTTCACACTTGGTTTGAGCGCATCCGTCCCCTGGGAGTAAGGGAGGGCGTTCTGGAGCTGGCGGTACCCACCTCCTTCGCCCTGGACTGGATCCGCAAGCACTACGCCGAGCTCATCCAGGAGGCCTTGGGCCTGCTGGGGGCCCAGGCCCCGCGGTTTGAGCTCAAGGTGGTCCCGGGAACCGCCATCCAGGAGGACATCTTCCAGGCAACCCCCTCCCCTGAGCCCGCCCAGCCCCGGCTCAACCCCAAGTACACCTTTGAGAACTTCGTGGTGGGGCCCAACAACTCCATGGCCCATGCCGCGGCGGTAGCGGTGGCCGAGTCCCCGGGCCGGGCCTACAACCCCCTCTTCATCTACGGGGGGGTGGGGCTGGGGAAGACCCACCTGATGCACGCGGTGGGCCATTCGGTGGCCAAGCGCTTCCCCCACCTCAAGATCGAGTACGTGTCCACGGAAACCTTCACCAACGAGCTGATCAACGCCATCCGCGAGGACCGGATGGCGGAGTTCCGCGAGCGCTACCGCTCCGTGGACCTCCTCCTGGTGGACGATATCCAGTTCATCGCCGGGAAGGAGCGCACGCAAGAGGAGTTCTTCCACACCTTCAACGCCCTCTACGAGGCCCACAAGCAGATCATCCTCTCCTCCGACCGCCCCCCCAAGGACATCCTGACCCTCGAGGCCCGCCTCAGGAGCCGCTTTGAGTGGGGGCTCATCACCGACATCCAGCCCCCGGACCTGGAAACCCGCATCGCCATCCTGAAGATGAACGCCGAGCAGCGGGGCCTGCGGGTGAGCGAGGAGGTGCTGGAGTACATCGCCCGCCAGGTGACCTCCAACATCCGC encodes:
- the dnaA gene encoding chromosomal replication initiator protein DnaA, whose translation is MTHEAIWHHVLEHIRRNITEVEFHTWFERIRPLGVREGVLELAVPTSFALDWIRKHYAELIQEALGLLGAQAPRFELKVVPGTAIQEDIFQATPSPEPAQPRLNPKYTFENFVVGPNNSMAHAAAVAVAESPGRAYNPLFIYGGVGLGKTHLMHAVGHSVAKRFPHLKIEYVSTETFTNELINAIREDRMAEFRERYRSVDLLLVDDIQFIAGKERTQEEFFHTFNALYEAHKQIILSSDRPPKDILTLEARLRSRFEWGLITDIQPPDLETRIAILKMNAEQRGLRVSEEVLEYIARQVTSNIRELEGALVRVIAYASLNGVELTRAVAARALSDIFAPKEVEVDPQEIVAKVAEHFGLKPEELLGSGRRKEVVLPRQIAMFLVREFTRASFPEIGQFFGGRDHTTVIYAIQKVQELSESDREVQRLLRQLREAFL